CCGGCGGCCCTGGCCAGGGGCCGCGACGCCAGCATGCCGTACAGTGGGTCGGTCGCCAACACCGCATCGTCGGGCGCGGCATGGTCCTCCAAAAAGCGCGCCGCCTCGGCGAAGGCCGGCTTATGGAACCTCAGCCAGATACGGGTGGCATCGAACTGTACGGCAAAATGGCCGAAAAAGATGCCCCAACCCGTGAACAGCGCCAGGGCCAGCGGTCCGACGGCCGCCAGCAGGCGCGTCTCGCGCTCCCGCAGTCTTTCCCCCACGCCGGCCAGCGTTCCGCCGGCCAGCAGTGCCAGCGGGATGGCCAACTGCGGGTACTAGGTGCCCCAATACGAGCGGCTGGCGATGATGAGGGCCATCACCCCGCCGGCCCACAGGACAACCACCAGCCAGCCGGCAAGCTCCCGCCGGCGCCAGCTCGCCCACAGCGCGAGGGGCAGTCCCAGCCCCCACAGCCGCAGGGTCAGCCAGGAATAGGGATAGCCCCAGATCTCGTGCAGGCGCGCGGACACCGCGATCACCCCGTCCGGCGGCCGCACCATTTGAAAGACATACACCTGCTTCAGGAACTGCTCCGGGCAGAGCACCAGGAAGGGGCCGGCCAGGAGCAGGCCGGCGGCAGTGCCCGCTCCCACCAGCGGCGGCAGGTCTGCCCAGCGCCGGCGGATAACGCTCATGACGACCAGCAAAATGGGCACGATGGCGCCCGGGCTCTTGATCATCACGGCCGCGGCACTGGCGGCGCCGGCCAGTACCGGCCAGCGCCGGCCGGCCTTCTCGCGGAGGGCCGCTTCCAGATAGGCCCAT
The window above is part of the Anaerolineae bacterium genome. Proteins encoded here:
- a CDS encoding glycosyltransferase family 39 protein, producing the protein MLAIILAAAGYVRLWELTPPAVGVLYAPDTDEGAYAFSAQLFLQGQLPYRDFFATLPPGGLYLMAAVLGLLYRPWGSLEGFMALRYATVAYGLLTILVVYAIGRRLGGRPAGLLAAAVLAMDGIVIGQDRRAMLETPMNLFSALAVWAYLEAALREKAGRRWPVLAGAASAAAVMIKSPGAIVPILLVVMSVIRRRWADLPPLVGAGTAAGLLLAGPFLVLCPEQFLKQVYVFQMVRPPDGVIAVSARLHEIWGYPYSWLTLRLWGLGLPLALWASWRRRELAGWLVVVLWAGGVMALIIASRSYWGT